The Acinetobacter lwoffii genomic sequence ACCCGCACCAAATTTTCCATCAATCAGATTGGCTTTAAATAGCACATAAATCTGACCAATACGCGGAATGTTATACATACAGTACAACTGTTCAATATCTACTTCAGCTTCGGCTTCTTCACGGGTTTCCCGTGCAGCCCCTTGCTCCATGGTTTCAAACAGTTCCATATAGCCGGCAGGTAAAGTCCATAAGCCGTAGCGCGGTTCAATGGCACGACGGCAGAGCAGTACTTTGTTTTCGAATAAGACTAAAGCGCCACAAATCACTTTCGGATTAATGTAATGAATAGAG encodes the following:
- a CDS encoding NUDIX hydrolase translates to MNFCVNCGHKTTAKIPLGDQQIRSVCDSCGSIHYINPKVICGALVLFENKVLLCRRAIEPRYGLWTLPAGYMELFETMEQGAARETREEAEAEVDIEQLYCMYNIPRIGQIYVLFKANLIDGKFGAGEETIETRLFDEADIPWTELAFPSVEHTLRHYFEDRKNNIFPMHLETLGTRLDHTG